In one window of Ignavibacteriota bacterium DNA:
- a CDS encoding GatB/YqeY domain-containing protein yields MTLSEKINDDMKAALKGGRKTELETLRTIRAAILEVEKKKIGTVLGEDDELAVLTAAAKKRREAIESYSSAGRHDLAEQEKAELEVIVRYLPQQLTSEELESLAKEAIAAAGAADMKDFGKVMGPLMKSVKGRADGAAVQAMIRRLLGGV; encoded by the coding sequence ATGACCCTTTCAGAAAAGATAAACGACGATATGAAAGCCGCATTAAAAGGCGGTCGCAAGACGGAACTCGAAACGTTGCGCACGATACGCGCGGCGATACTCGAGGTGGAAAAGAAAAAGATCGGCACCGTGCTGGGTGAGGACGATGAACTGGCCGTGCTGACCGCCGCCGCAAAGAAGCGGCGCGAGGCGATCGAATCGTACAGCAGCGCGGGCAGGCACGATCTTGCGGAGCAGGAGAAGGCCGAGCTGGAGGTGATCGTCCGTTACCTGCCGCAGCAGCTCACGAGCGAGGAACTCGAATCCTTGGCGAAGGAGGCGATCGCCGCCGCGGGAGCGGCCGATATGAAGGACTTCGGCAAGGTGATGGGTCCGCTGATGAAATCCGTGAAGGGACGTGCCGACGGCGCGGCGGTGCAGGCCATGATACGGCGCCTGCTCGGAGGCGTGTAG
- a CDS encoding N-acetylmannosamine-6-phosphate 2-epimerase: MRDARELLPHGLIVSVHVDESDPLAPLDLMLAFAKAAEQGGATALRVEGAATVGALRKRTSLPIIAYTKGEYGDQAELITPDFPDVEALFAAGADIVAIDATKRRRPNGMDGFVFFEEARKRFHQPLWADVALFREGVKAAEAGADFIATTLSGYTPGTVVKDYRTPDFQLIHELSMSLIIPVIAEGRIWTPEDAVHALHVGAHAVVVGSAITRPRVITQMYSNAVKSFLDNAEAGARI, encoded by the coding sequence ATGAGAGACGCGCGGGAATTGCTGCCACACGGCCTCATCGTATCGGTGCACGTGGACGAATCGGATCCGCTCGCGCCGCTCGATCTCATGCTCGCCTTTGCGAAGGCCGCGGAGCAGGGCGGAGCTACGGCGCTGCGCGTCGAGGGCGCCGCGACCGTGGGCGCGCTGCGCAAACGCACGTCGCTCCCGATCATCGCGTACACGAAGGGCGAGTACGGCGATCAGGCCGAACTCATCACGCCCGATTTCCCCGACGTCGAGGCCCTGTTCGCTGCCGGCGCCGACATCGTGGCCATCGACGCCACCAAGCGCCGCAGGCCAAACGGCATGGACGGCTTCGTGTTTTTCGAGGAGGCGCGCAAACGTTTCCATCAGCCGCTCTGGGCGGATGTTGCGCTGTTCCGTGAAGGGGTCAAGGCCGCCGAGGCCGGAGCCGACTTTATCGCGACCACACTTTCGGGCTACACGCCCGGCACCGTGGTGAAGGATTATCGCACGCCCGACTTCCAGCTCATTCACGAACTCTCGATGTCGCTCATCATCCCCGTGATCGCGGAAGGCCGTATCTGGACGCCCGAAGACGCCGTCCACGCACTGCACGTCGGCGCCCATGCCGTCGTTGTCGGCTCGGCCATCACACGCCCCCGCGTCATCACACAGATGTATTCCAACGCCGTCAAATCCTTCCTCGACAACGCTGAGGCAGGAGCTAGGATCTAG
- the secA gene encoding preprotein translocase subunit SecA: MLDFIAKMFGGKKSDRDVRLIEPFVDEINTYFEEYQSLTDDELRGKTAEFRARIAEDTREIEEEIAALRAQLQSDDSADLDRGALHDRIEQLDKDLHETIQDTLDDILTQAYAVVKETCRRFVGTEFDVVGHKLLWEMVPFDVQLVGGIVLHQGKIAEMATGEGKTLVATLPLYLNALAGKGVHVVTVNDYLAKRDSEWMSPIFNFHGITVGCIQNWMDSQQRREIYNMDITYGTNNEFGFDYLRDNMVIDPIDLVQRPHHFAIVDEVDSVLIDEARTPLIISGPIGDTDHKFDEMKPRVDRLVNAQNALVAKILAEAERLLAAGKTEEAGVLLYRAQRGLPKNRKLLKIFSEPEYKALTQRTENFYRSDNARRMPEIIEELYFAIEENNHTVDLTEKGREFLAPSKEDSDFFVLPDLATELSMLEGKGLSTEEFQRERDRLQKIYAERSDRIHTVHQLLKAYCLYEKDVEYVIQDGKIMIVDTFTGRILPGRRYSEGLHQAIEAKENVKVEGDTQTLATITLQNYFRLYKKLAGMTGTAETEAGEFYEIYKLDVVVIPTNKPIVRRDDEDQVYKTKREKYNAVIDLIEDRRANRQPVLVGTTNVEVSETISRMLKRKNIPHNVLNAKQHQREAEIVTNAGLPGAVTIATNMAGRGTDIKLGPGVREAGGLLIVGTERHEARRIDRQLRGRSGRQGDPGASIFFISLEDDLMRLFGSERIAKTMTRFGVQEGEVISHSLITKSVERAQKKVEENNFGIRKRLLEYDNVMNQQRTVIYARRRQALIGENLKDEILDMLDQYAEDLAERHYDEGTLDECREEVRRNLVVDLPFDRDKLDVSGKAGLQEIIRTEAANFLARKEKDLGPQLMQSLMRMAMLQVIDIRWKEHLREMDDMKEGIHMRAYGQKDPLIEYKKEAFELFVQMTAMINQEVLGMVFRLYPVSQEPMMRRPSAPRAQDLVTSHQETTGMGYSGNREAMPGQLEAPEAQAGRRAPVRKEKVPDRNDPCPCGSGKKYKKCHGAE; this comes from the coding sequence ATGCTCGATTTCATCGCCAAGATGTTTGGCGGGAAAAAATCCGATCGCGACGTCCGGCTTATCGAACCATTCGTCGACGAGATCAATACCTATTTCGAAGAATACCAGTCCCTCACCGACGATGAACTGCGCGGCAAAACCGCCGAGTTCCGCGCACGCATCGCCGAGGATACACGTGAGATCGAGGAGGAAATCGCCGCGCTGCGCGCGCAGTTGCAGAGCGACGACTCGGCCGATCTCGACCGCGGCGCCCTGCACGACCGCATCGAACAACTCGACAAGGATCTGCACGAAACCATTCAGGACACGCTCGACGACATCCTGACACAGGCCTACGCCGTCGTCAAGGAGACCTGCCGCCGCTTCGTGGGCACCGAGTTCGACGTGGTCGGTCACAAACTCCTGTGGGAGATGGTGCCCTTCGACGTGCAGCTCGTGGGCGGCATCGTGCTGCATCAGGGCAAGATCGCCGAAATGGCGACGGGCGAGGGCAAGACTCTGGTCGCCACGCTCCCGCTGTACCTCAACGCGCTCGCGGGCAAGGGCGTGCATGTCGTGACCGTCAACGACTACCTCGCCAAACGCGACAGCGAGTGGATGAGCCCGATCTTCAACTTCCACGGCATCACCGTCGGTTGCATCCAGAACTGGATGGACTCGCAGCAGCGCCGCGAGATCTACAACATGGACATCACCTACGGCACGAACAACGAGTTCGGCTTCGACTACCTGCGCGACAACATGGTGATCGATCCCATCGACCTCGTGCAGCGGCCGCATCACTTCGCCATCGTGGACGAGGTCGATTCCGTGCTCATCGACGAGGCCCGCACGCCGCTCATCATCTCGGGTCCAATCGGCGACACCGATCACAAGTTCGACGAAATGAAACCGCGTGTCGACCGCCTCGTCAACGCGCAGAACGCCCTCGTTGCAAAAATCCTCGCCGAGGCCGAGCGCCTGCTGGCCGCGGGTAAAACAGAGGAGGCCGGCGTGCTGCTGTATCGCGCGCAGCGCGGCCTGCCGAAGAACCGCAAACTGCTCAAGATCTTCAGCGAGCCGGAATACAAGGCCCTCACGCAGCGCACCGAGAACTTCTACCGCTCCGACAACGCGCGGCGCATGCCCGAGATCATCGAGGAACTCTACTTCGCCATCGAGGAGAACAACCACACCGTCGACCTCACGGAAAAGGGACGCGAGTTCCTCGCGCCGTCGAAGGAGGACAGCGACTTCTTCGTGCTGCCCGATCTCGCCACCGAACTGAGCATGCTCGAAGGCAAGGGCCTCAGCACCGAGGAATTCCAGCGCGAACGCGACCGCCTGCAGAAGATCTACGCGGAACGCAGCGACCGCATCCACACCGTGCATCAGCTCCTCAAGGCCTACTGCCTCTACGAGAAGGATGTCGAGTACGTGATCCAGGACGGCAAGATCATGATCGTCGACACGTTCACCGGACGTATCCTGCCGGGCCGCCGCTATTCCGAAGGCCTGCATCAGGCCATCGAGGCGAAGGAGAACGTGAAGGTGGAAGGCGACACGCAGACCCTCGCCACCATCACGCTGCAGAACTACTTCCGTCTCTATAAAAAACTCGCGGGCATGACCGGCACCGCCGAAACCGAGGCGGGCGAATTCTATGAGATCTACAAACTCGACGTGGTGGTGATCCCCACCAACAAACCCATCGTGAGAAGGGACGACGAGGACCAGGTCTACAAAACCAAGCGCGAGAAGTACAACGCGGTGATCGATCTGATCGAGGACCGCCGCGCGAACCGGCAGCCCGTGCTCGTGGGTACCACCAACGTGGAAGTGTCGGAGACGATCTCGCGCATGCTCAAGCGCAAGAACATCCCGCACAACGTGCTCAATGCCAAACAGCATCAGCGCGAGGCCGAGATCGTGACCAACGCGGGTCTGCCCGGCGCCGTCACCATCGCCACCAACATGGCCGGCCGCGGCACCGACATCAAGCTCGGTCCGGGCGTGCGCGAGGCGGGCGGTCTGCTGATCGTCGGAACCGAGCGCCACGAGGCGCGGCGTATCGACCGCCAGTTGCGCGGCCGCTCGGGCCGTCAGGGCGATCCGGGTGCGTCGATCTTTTTTATCTCGCTCGAGGACGATCTCATGCGTCTCTTCGGATCCGAGCGCATCGCGAAAACCATGACCCGCTTCGGCGTGCAGGAGGGCGAGGTGATCTCGCACTCGCTCATCACCAAGTCGGTGGAGCGCGCGCAGAAGAAGGTCGAGGAGAACAACTTCGGCATCCGCAAGCGGCTGCTCGAGTACGACAACGTGATGAACCAGCAGCGCACCGTGATCTACGCGCGCAGGCGCCAGGCGCTGATCGGCGAGAACCTCAAGGACGAGATCCTCGACATGCTCGACCAGTACGCCGAGGATCTGGCCGAGAGGCATTACGACGAGGGCACGCTCGACGAGTGCCGCGAGGAAGTGCGCCGCAATCTCGTGGTGGATCTGCCCTTCGACCGCGACAAGCTGGACGTGAGCGGCAAGGCGGGACTGCAGGAGATCATCCGCACCGAGGCCGCGAATTTCCTCGCGCGCAAGGAGAAGGATCTCGGTCCGCAGTTGATGCAGAGTCTGATGCGCATGGCCATGCTGCAGGTGATCGACATCCGCTGGAAGGAGCACCTCCGCGAGATGGACGACATGAAGGAAGGCATACACATGCGCGCGTACGGCCAGAAGGATCCGCTCATCGAGTATAAGAAGGAGGCCTTCGAGCTGTTTGTGCAGATGACCGCGATGATCAACCAGGAAGTGCTCGGCATGGTGTTCCGCCTCTATCCCGTCAGTCAGGAACCGATGATGCGCCGCCCCAGCGCGCCGCGCGCGCAGGATCTGGTGACCTCGCATCAGGAGACGACGGGCATGGGCTACAGCGGCAACCGCGAGGCGATGCCCGGCCAGCTCGAAGCCCCCGAGGCGCAGGCCGGACGCCGCGCGCCCGTGCGCAAGGAAAAGGTGCCCGACCGCAACGACCCCTGTCCCTGCGGCAGCGGCAAGAAGTACAAAAAATGCCACGGCGCGGAGTGA